The window ttatttttctttaaaaccaaattctttatttacaattttaacccTAAACAATTAAGAAGTTATagtgggggctttttagaggggctaaggtcaaatgagaccctataattataaagttcattatggtcatcaagactagtatagaacttggttttgcagctttttgtcgagatacgagtatattaaacatatttatgaacttaaaagccctatacgggggttcagttgtatgggggctagggtcgaCTGAGGCTACCTGTAGACTGGCTAGGATCTTGTGGCCGTCTTATGATCCACGAAGATCACGAGTCCTAATTCAGTTTCCGAGAGCAAATCTTCGAAACTTGATTGCAGTGGTGACTGGCCACTGGCCTTTTGGGCTCCATGCTAGAAGACTAGACCTTCCTTGTAatgacttctgcaggagctgtcAAGACAAAGAGGAAGAGGAGAGTACTGTTCACTTCCTCTGTCAGTGTCCTGCCCTAGCGGAGCATAGATCGAATCTGCTAAGAGCAAATGTCATGCACGATTTAACGGACCTATCTGAGGCTGACATCCGAAGGATAAACTCCTTTATTCGTGCGACAAAATGGTTTGGATAGGAAACCAGAGTAGATGGGTCGAAGTGTaataatacgccgaccgttttctttctcttttcaggtaccacaaagggatcataacatggacccaagtgtgcccctaatgTGAACTGCAATGAACAGCCtgcaaacctaacctaacctatgggggctaggtgaaataatggaccgatgttaatcattttcaatagacttcgtctacgaTATTATAggagattatgtgccaaatttcattgaattacctcCAAAATagcgacctgcagtttgattgcaatgtttacaagctctattcggtagtacagttgtatggggcctaggtgaaataattgaccgatcttaaccattttcaatagggatcgtccctgggacaatagaagattatgtaccaaatttcattcaattcaaaattgaggcctgtagtttgattacaaggtttacatggacggacagaagaacagacagacagacagacggacggacatatttagctatgtccgtcctcagaaaatgattctgagccgattggtatactttaagatcaatattattgtgcgttacaaacatcagcacaaacccaatataccctccccactaaagtggtgtagaaattttcattagaaattcCTGTTAAATCCTTCGAAGACtttgtccaaaaaaaaaaccaaattccattgtttgagtcaaaacatataactccattttctgactaaactagaggagctagggccaaaagaatgaaaatctgtgatcacttatatttgcCACCAAAATGTGATCTTTTGAGAGAAAACATGAAAGTCcaatttctggctaaactgGAGTAGCTACGgcgaaactaataaaaataattaatcacttaattttcctaccaaaaatctatttttttatgtaaaaacacaaaagtctattttctggctaaactaaaggagctaaagccaaaaggatgaaaatctgtgatcatttatattttctaccaaaaataaattttttgagtaaaaacataaatgtccattttctggctaaactggaGGAGCTAGGACCAAAAGGCTGAATAAACGTAATCTCTTATGTTTtttaccaaaactcgatttttcgagtaaaaatcctttttctggctaaactagaggatttagagccaaaagaatgaaaacctgtgatcacttatatttcctaccaaaattcgattttttgagtaaaaacataaaagtccaatttctGGCTTAACTAGAGGtgctagggccaaaataatgaaaatctgtgatcacttatatattctaccaaatttctttaattttaagtgaaaatcgtttttataaaccttttattaaATCCCACACAAACTACATCTTCTTTCCTTAATAGTAGTTTAACAAACTCTTCCATTTCTCTCCACACACACCACAACAACTAACTTTTCCATTATAAGTAATTTTCTCCATTCACATGCTCATcaacaaacttttcttttaactaTATACTTTGTGTCATAAttcattatattgttgtgtCATAATATGTCatcaacattttgttaaaaaaaaaaaaaatagaaaagaaaattgtgtcattattttcattataaacagCTAATTAACGATGGCAGCTAGTACAAGGAAACGGAAACAAAAACTACGTGTATTATGTAAACAACATCTAAAACCAAGTAGCCCAagtaatttgcaaaaacaaaaaaggaaaaattaaacacaatttaagATACAGACacacaacaaataaacatacaataGCCAAAGACAATTTccgtaataatataaattaatttagcagAAAGTTCAAGAGagtatttaaattaactaaaggaaactacacacatacaaagttaaagtattaaataatatttgggGGGGGGAGTAGAAGTCATGTTTAAACATGTCAGATTTTGATAGATTgtataagaaattaaagaatattCACTGTTAAACTAGTTAAAggtttttaaagagaaaaactaacaactaaacaacaaattttctttattcacTTTATGGCcactttttgtaataaaacccTACAAAATAAGGATTTCTTTTGTATTAATGTTTCACAAAGAGACATTTTGTTAAAGGCTAAATATAAGAAGAACTATGGGAGCCATAAAATCGCNNNNNNNNNNNNNNNNNNNNNNNNNNNNNNNNNNNNNNNNNNNNNNNNNNNNNNNNNNNNNNNNNNNNNNNNNNNNNNNNNNNNNNNNNNNNNNNNNNNNagttctagttcagttctagttcagttctagttcagttgtagttcagttctagttcagttctagttcagttctagttcagttctagttcagttctagttcagttctagtacagttctagttcagttctagttcagtgatgtttttgATATAGTTCTAATTCCTACAtttatatttcctttaaattgTTGGATTaactttcatttgaaatttataatttgaatttttacatttatttttctacagTATCAAACATCTATCAAAAGTAGAATTTTTTCCATATTATTTACTTCATTTCTACTCCATTACTCCGCATGTAAGTAAGTattcaaataacaaatatattttatatgtaaacaCACATGGTCAACAATAGAAATGTTCAAATGTTCCTTTGGATTTTCTTCTTTGATGCACCCTTttagtttttcgtttttctatCAATGATTTCCTTAAAAAGTCCACTTTTAACAAATGACAAAGATTCAAGTGAGTGTCCTTATGCAAGTAAATCTTATATATAGGATATTCTGTAAAATATGCAGTATGTAAGTGAATAAAGAAAGTATGAGCAAAAAGTATTTTGTCTATGTCATGATCTCGGGggagaaaattttcatttttttgtgttagtttttacattttacttaaattacaattttatgcaACATTATGCATGTGTTAAcgattttaaattcatattctGCAGTAATAGGGAGAAGTGgaataaatggaaaattattctttaaaaaggGCTCAGAGTTGTGTGATGTCTGAAGGATATCTTATTTTTGATACTCCCCACTTAAGCATTCATAACTtattaatacaatatttaactttattgagataaatttaacttaaagtttttttttaacaatttttctcaTTTGACCTTTTAACATGGCCCTCTCTGCCTAAatccttttatatttatttatatttcagtaTAAAAGTCAAgcattttacagaaaaaaataaataacgcaatgaaaatatttcttaaagtaACCATAGTTTCCTTTATAGATCGTCTCAAAGCGATTTATGGTTGCTTAGTGATATAAATCTTTAGAAATATAAACTAACATACTAATGAATGTTGggaaaaacgttttaaatttatacaaaattctgtttgtgttgcaaaaaaaagtacatacaAGCAAAAAGGGGGAAAACCTAATATTTcgataatatttacaataatataatatgtctttcgataatataatgtaaatataaagttttatttaataaaagccttaagttttaatattttattaaatgtatgtTTAGCAAATCTGTTCTAGAAAAACCTATATCAAGACAGAAGAtgttatgtaaaatttatgttaCAAAGATggttttttcaacatttattaattttttattatctttctcaagttcagttctagttcggttctagttcagttctagttcagttctagttcagttctagttcagttctagttcagttctagttcagttctagttcagttctagttcaNNNNNNNNNNNNNNNNNNNNNNNNNNNNNNNNNNNNNNNNNNNNNNNNNNNNNNNNNNNNNNNNNNNNNNNNNNNNNNNNNNNNNNNNNNNNNNNNNNNNctagaactgaactagaactgaactagaactgaactagaactgaactagaactgaactagaactgaactagaactgaactagaactgaacttaaactgaactagaactaatctagaatttatgtcaagacaaaataaatttcgaagactgacttttattttatattctttatttttctgtGAAATATTTGTCAGCCTattgaaatgatttttattaaaaaaaatattttaaaattaacaaaagcttttaaaaatatagaaatatgagGTAATTGcgtaattaattttgtaatatttttgtgatttttttaataatttatttttgagcTGCAATATAGTTTTGTTGATCGTTCTCTGAACTGTTTTCAAATACATTGGAATggatttttctactttttgtcTCCACTGCATATATTACCCTTGTTATTTTTGAAGCCGGAACTGGTAAGTTAAGTTACAGAGAAATTGTATAGTGTATATATTGTGATATGATTAACAGGAATGGCGCACAATATTTCTTATCTCTTGGGCATTTATTTGGTACTTGGTGGATGTGGTGCCTGTGGGAGTTACAGGGCTATTGCCTATAATATTTTATCCCATGATGGGTGTAATGGTGAGCATCGTTCTACTACCACTTAAAAACTTAGTTGAAATGAGtaatgcaaaatttaatttctttcagGGCTCCCAAGAAATTTGCATGTCCTATGCTCGTGACGCTCAAGTGCTTTTTTTATTGTGTAATTTTGTAGCTGCCACCATACAGCATTGTAATGTGAACAAGCGTTACGCTTTCTTTATAATGTCTGCTTTCAGTTGTGATCCTAAAAAGTTTGTATTGTTTTTCCAATGTCCAACATTTCAATCTTAAgtagattttaatttatgttttagatTACTTTTAATTCTCATGCTGACTTCCTACGtcttaacaacatttttacCACCCGCCATTGTTTGCGCTCTCATGATGCCTATTATAAGGGCAATTTTGCAGCTTTTAGATCAGACAAGTATTTGCAAAGCTATTGATGAAGCTGTGATACTTAAAGACGACGAAACTCCGTATCCCTCTAAAGTAGCGAATGCGTTTTATATAGGAGTAGCTTATGCTATAAATATTGGCAGCATAACATCGAGTATAGCCTCAGATAGCGGCTTGGCTTTAAGGGAAGTTATTAAAAAGTGAGTAGTAAAATTTTCTGGaattcatttcattaaaattaattaaattttttacagtgAATCTTCCCTTTCCAATTTGGATAACAATTTccatttgaaatacattttgatTTCCTTACCCGTCTCACTTACGCTTCTAATTTTTACTACACTTTATTTGGAATTTATCTTCTTGGGCTTCAAACGTTCGCTGAGCTCAGCTGCTCAGGCAATAACCTATGAAAAAGAGTCGTCCAGGTTAGCTTTAGAGTCTGTTGCGCAAGAAATTCCGCCTTACAATACGCATATGATATTAGCGTCAGTTTTGTACTTTGGTTCATGTATTGGTATAACAGTGGGATCTTTAGTGGGTCAGGAAATAAACGATAAGTGAGTAAATGTAAAAAGAtttgaaacagaactagaacagaactagaacagaactagaaaagaactagaacagaactagaacagaactagaacagaactagaacagaactagaacagaactagaacagaactagaacagaactagaacagaacagaactagaacagaactagaacagaactagaacagaactagaacagaactaaaacagaactagaacagaacaagaacagaactgcAACGCAAATGAACAGAACTGAATTGATTTATTTCCAGGGTTgtgaaattttctttcaatgCCATGTTGCTGTGCTTTTTGTACTTCGTTTTACCCAACAACTGTGATTTCTGCAACTATTTTCGCTGCTCTAGTAAGttggtatatttttataccctacaccactttttcaactttatatatggtttctcatttttttcttctttaagaaCCTACTGAGTACAAAACTTCTCCCAGTATTCTAACCTGGGCAGCGGCCAATAAACTTACTCCCTggaagtacttttttgttcatgGCAGTAGTTTAGCCTTTGGTTTGGTAATGAAGTCTTCATCTTTGCATTTGTTCATAGGCGATGGTCTATTGAGAATGAAGAATTTGTTGGCTCAGCAACTTGGTTTTATTGGCTTGACAATGTTGTTGACGCTAATGGGTGCAAATAGTTCTGTGGCCGATTTAATGTTAAAGATGTCCCTTAAGGCTGTAGGTGATAATAGCGCGGCTTTACTGCTCTATCCTATAGCCTGGTCCTGTTGCTTGACCTTTTTACTGCCAGTTAGTAGTACTGCGAATTGTTTTGCTGGCGGTTGGGGTAATTTAAGGGCAAAAGAGATGGTATGTTATTTCAGGAAATAAAATGCTTAAGTTtttcaatgtttgttttaaatttttcaagatCTTAGCTGGTATTGGTCCTACAGTTTTTGGGTTTCTACTGGCTGCAGTTATGTGCCCCTTAATGAATCTTAGCTCATTGTTTAACTgagacttttaaatttttattatttatttccttaacttttatatactttatcctttatctttttcattattttatctttaataaaatttcactgTCACATCCCGTCAACATTTATATGCTCGTtccataaataaatgtttactaCTGCAGTTGTTGAAAGAAaccattaattttgcattaaactTGACATTGCAGTTTCCTGTTCCTTTTGCTTTTTTCGGTAACTGTTCTTGGTATTTTCGTTATTTCATGAAGAATGTTGCATATCTGACGGTGTCAGTTGACAGGTATGTTGTATGTGTGAGTATGTGTTTTAATGACTGTTTATTTGACTGTTTGTCTATCAAGGCTAAAGTCTAGACTTGGGAGGTAGTAATGTGCCTTCTGGTTAAACGGTATTTatgaatttcataaaatatatttattgttgatgagaaactatttaaaaaaataaatatgacttCGTTGCTGATATTTGACAGttggaaggaaataaaaaaagagtgaAATTTTAAAGCATGAAGAGAGGATGGCAATCGCttacagttctgttctagttctgttttagttctgttctagttctgttctagttctgttctagttctgttctagttctgttctagttctgttctagttctgttctagttctgttctagttctgttctagttctgttctagttctgttctagttctgttctagttctgttctagttctgttctagttctgttctagttctgttctagttctgttctagttctgttctagttctgttctagttatgttctagttctactctagttctgttcttgttttgtttaggTTAAAATAGTtatgttttatttccttttaggATGAGCACAATAGCCACGATTTCAAGACCTTAAACGGTTTCACTTACATGATTGAGAACTGCCAAACTCAGTGCCACCAGGAGTATTTACTTAAACACTGCAACTGTACTTTAGATATATTATTCCCAGCAGGTAAACGATATTCTTCTTAATATGTTTGcataatttacaacattttgttATAGATAAATACGCTGCCTGCCAGGTTAAAGATTTAATTTGTTTGGCTGATAATAATGGTAAGTTCAGTTTAAGGCAAATAATCTTAAAtctattgtaaaattattaattcaatAATGACCAATATTTGTTGTACTGCTACTATTTCTTTGAGATTATTTCCGTTTTACCCATCAATTTGGCGAAGAGGAGTACGTGCGTAGCGATTACCACGGTATGATTTGTAAATGTTTTCGCAATTGTTATTCACTCAATTATGTAACGGATGTAAGACCATCATTTTTGCCAGCATATCTACGTGACAATAGAACATACATTGATTTAGATGTGCATTTCCGTTTCGACACAATGATGGTGTACCGCACAAGTTTGGTATTTGGTTGGGTGGATTTAATGGGTGGGTAtgagaaaaatttaagaatttattttgattgtaattaacattttattttaagtggCTTTTGGTGGTATAGCGGGCTTATTTCTGGGCTGTTCACTTATCAGTGCCATGGAATTGATATATTTTGTATTGGTAGAGCTGCCGGTTTTCTTGTTAAGTGAATtgaaagttaaaagaaaatatgggGATGACCAGCAAAATAAGGAACGTTATGAAACACATATGCCTAGTAAACGTCAAAATTGGGGTTTAAATAATCGCATTATGG of the Lucilia cuprina isolate Lc7/37 chromosome 2, ASM2204524v1, whole genome shotgun sequence genome contains:
- the LOC111687007 gene encoding pickpocket protein 19-like yields the protein MIENCQTQCHQEYLLKHCNCTLDILFPADKYAACQVKDLICLADNNDYFRFTHQFGEEEYVRSDYHGMICKCFRNCYSLNYVTDVRPSFLPAYLRDNRTYIDLDVHFRFDTMMVYRTSLVFGWVDLMVAFGGIAGLFLGCSLISAMELIYFVLVELPVFLLSELKVKRKYGDDQQNKERYETHMPSKRQNWGLNNRIMAMDNFQNAFMHKNNFNNKNSTALLNK
- the LOC111687009 gene encoding protein I'm not dead yet-like, coding for MSFVDRSLNCFQIHWNGFFYFLSPLHILPLLFLKPELEWRTIFLISWAFIWYLVDVVPVGVTGLLPIIFYPMMGVMGSQEICMSYARDAQVLFLLCNFVAATIQHCNVNKRYAFFIMSAFSCDPKKLLLILMLTSYVLTTFLPPAIVCALMMPIIRAILQLLDQTSICKAIDEAVILKDDETPYPSKVANAFYIGVAYAINIGSITSSIASDSGLALREVIKNESSLSNLDNNFHLKYILISLPVSLTLLIFTTLYLEFIFLGFKRSLSSAAQAITYEKESSRLALESVAQEIPPYNTHMILASVLYFGSCIGITVGSLVGQEINDKVVKFSFNAMLLCFLYFVLPNNCDFCNYFRCSKPTEYKTSPSILTWAAANKLTPWKYFFVHGSSLAFGLVMKSSSLHLFIGDGLLRMKNLLAQQLGFIGLTMLLTLMGANSSVADLMLKMSLKAVGDNSAALLLYPIAWSCCLTFLLPVSSTANCFAGGWGNLRAKEMILAGIGPTVFGFLLAAVMCPLMNLSSLFN